Proteins from one Deltaproteobacteria bacterium genomic window:
- a CDS encoding RlmE family RNA methyltransferase, which yields MARRFNPRDHYFRKAQKEGLRARSAFKLEEVAQKHRLFRPGLRVLDLGAAPGGFLQVIAAAVGKKGRAVGVDLQEIADLGLEQVSTLVASVEDEDLSERLLEQTEGRPFDLICSDMAPATTGSKGTDVARSHRLVERTLELLPELLRPRGHLVIKVFMGPGFEELRDELRNHFEKVSVERPKAIRSQSKECYLVGLELKTGEQPG from the coding sequence ATGGCCCGGCGCTTCAATCCTCGCGATCACTACTTCCGGAAGGCACAGAAGGAGGGCCTGCGGGCCCGATCCGCCTTCAAGCTCGAGGAGGTCGCCCAGAAGCACCGTCTCTTCCGGCCCGGGCTGCGAGTCCTCGATCTCGGGGCCGCCCCGGGGGGCTTCCTCCAGGTGATCGCCGCCGCCGTGGGCAAGAAGGGCCGGGCCGTCGGGGTGGATCTGCAGGAGATCGCCGATCTGGGCCTCGAGCAGGTGTCCACCCTGGTGGCCAGCGTCGAGGACGAGGATCTCTCGGAGCGGCTACTCGAGCAGACGGAGGGGCGGCCCTTCGATCTGATCTGCTCGGACATGGCCCCGGCGACGACCGGCTCGAAGGGCACCGACGTGGCCCGATCTCACCGGCTGGTGGAGCGGACCCTGGAGCTCTTGCCGGAGCTGCTCCGGCCCCGGGGCCACCTGGTGATCAAGGTCTTCATGGGGCCGGGCTTCGAGGAGCTGCGCGACGAGCTCCGGAACCACTTCGAGAAGGTCTCGGTGGAGCGCCCGAAGGCGATCCGCTCCCAGAGCAAGGAGTGCTACCTGGTGGGCCTCGAGCTCAAGACCGGGGAGCAGCCAGGCTAG
- a CDS encoding TIGR02266 family protein has protein sequence MSEGGDKVLLLVLRRTDEELDSLSVTIRRLIAEVPARARLKASAYFRTSTGAAAILLEAAAEGFDPDATLAAVPGLGADRLVRPLVTPSGPARAMLSGFDIHLGDRLDPIDALKVIQEAAQGDGTGVRERRRARRFPGPGDLVATLTVEGAPHRGKVSNIALSGCFVELGGAFPPIGSIANVVLQGLGPEVRLTARVVFRLGREQAEGLGRLDGVGLKFLSLAAHGRERLLRLVEAAATGAGLEGKDRRTERRLPIRLRVALQGPQEIEHLLTQNLSSGGLFLKTHHPPPVGSHVALELRLPETELPLGLEGEVRHHDQQEDGTTGVGIAFESLDDETIATLENYLQKLSLRHRLRILLVDDTRFFRTVVGDALREGGYEVIEAETGTEALKIISEEILTLDLLILDLELPEMKGAEVLDRLRSVGGEADLPVLLLSGKVGFDVGAGIASRRRATFLPKETPMPEILLAVEKLLSADPG, from the coding sequence GTGAGCGAGGGGGGCGACAAGGTCCTCCTGCTGGTCCTGCGGCGTACGGACGAGGAGCTGGACTCACTCTCGGTGACGATCCGGCGCCTGATCGCCGAGGTCCCGGCCCGGGCCCGCCTGAAGGCGAGCGCCTACTTCCGCACCTCCACCGGCGCCGCGGCGATCCTCCTCGAGGCCGCCGCCGAGGGCTTCGATCCCGACGCGACCCTCGCCGCCGTGCCCGGCCTGGGCGCCGATCGCCTCGTCCGCCCCCTCGTCACCCCCTCCGGACCCGCCCGCGCCATGCTCTCGGGCTTCGACATCCACCTGGGCGATCGGCTGGATCCGATTGACGCCCTCAAGGTGATCCAGGAGGCGGCCCAGGGTGACGGAACCGGGGTCCGCGAGCGTCGGCGGGCCCGGCGCTTCCCCGGCCCGGGCGATCTGGTGGCCACCCTCACCGTCGAGGGCGCGCCGCACCGCGGGAAGGTCTCGAACATCGCCCTCTCCGGCTGCTTCGTCGAGCTCGGGGGCGCCTTCCCGCCCATCGGGAGCATCGCCAACGTGGTCCTCCAGGGGCTCGGCCCCGAGGTCCGGCTCACCGCCCGGGTCGTCTTCCGCCTCGGGCGAGAGCAGGCCGAGGGCCTCGGGCGGCTCGATGGGGTGGGACTGAAGTTCCTCTCCCTCGCCGCCCACGGCCGGGAGCGGCTCCTGCGCCTCGTCGAGGCGGCGGCCACCGGCGCCGGGCTCGAGGGCAAGGACCGGCGCACCGAGCGCCGCCTCCCGATCCGCCTCCGGGTCGCCCTCCAGGGCCCTCAGGAGATCGAGCACCTCCTCACCCAGAACCTCTCCTCGGGGGGCCTCTTCCTCAAGACCCACCACCCGCCGCCGGTCGGCAGCCACGTCGCCCTGGAGCTCCGGCTCCCGGAGACCGAGCTCCCCCTCGGGCTCGAGGGCGAGGTTCGCCACCACGATCAGCAAGAGGACGGCACCACCGGCGTGGGGATCGCCTTCGAGAGCCTGGACGACGAGACGATCGCGACCCTGGAGAACTACCTCCAGAAGCTTTCCCTGCGGCATCGCCTGCGGATCCTCCTGGTCGACGACACCCGCTTCTTCCGGACCGTGGTGGGCGACGCCCTCCGGGAGGGAGGCTACGAGGTCATCGAGGCCGAGACCGGGACCGAGGCCCTGAAGATCATCTCCGAGGAGATCCTCACCCTCGATCTGCTGATCCTCGACCTGGAGCTGCCCGAGATGAAGGGCGCCGAGGTCCTCGATCGGCTGCGCTCGGTCGGCGGTGAGGCCGATCTGCCGGTCCTCCTGCTCTCGGGCAAGGTGGGCTTCGACGTGGGGGCCGGGATCGCCAGCCGGCGCCGGGCCACCTTCCTGCCCAAGGAGACCCCGATGCCGGAGATCCTCCTCGCCGTCGAGAAGCTCCTCTCGGCCGATCCGGGCTGA
- the tyrS gene encoding tyrosine--tRNA ligase encodes MPNETSALNLDEVTRGAVDLHSREQLEELLAAGRPLKIKAGFDPTAPDLHLGHTVVLARMKRFQALGHRAIFVIGDYTARIGDPTGKNATRPPLEEEAIRRNASTFEAQVKKVLDPELTEIRFNSEWLEPLGASGIIKLAAHYTVARMLERDDFKKRYKAGIPISIHEFLYPLLQGYDSVALEADVELGGTDQLFNLLVGRELMRDHGQRPQVVMTSPLLEGTEGRLVDGKLVGEKMSKSLGNYVGIDEPPEEIFGKLMSITDDLMWRYYELLSDRSTAEIAAEKQAVAEGSLHPKSAKEALAREMVVRYHGEEAGEAAAAHFARVHTNRGLPEEIPEGAYTFPPEGASLAGMIADLGLAGSRSEARRLIKGGGVKVDGEKVADPQAELSSGEYLLQVGKRKFFRVQPK; translated from the coding sequence ATGCCCAACGAAACGAGCGCACTCAACCTGGACGAGGTCACCCGGGGGGCCGTCGATCTCCACTCGCGCGAGCAGCTCGAGGAGCTCCTCGCGGCCGGCCGTCCCCTGAAGATCAAGGCCGGCTTCGATCCCACCGCCCCCGACCTCCACCTCGGCCACACCGTGGTCCTGGCCCGGATGAAGCGCTTCCAGGCCCTGGGGCACCGCGCGATCTTCGTCATCGGCGACTACACCGCCCGGATCGGAGATCCCACCGGGAAGAACGCCACCCGGCCTCCCCTCGAGGAGGAGGCCATCCGCCGGAACGCCAGCACCTTCGAGGCGCAGGTGAAGAAGGTGCTCGATCCCGAGCTCACCGAGATCCGCTTCAACAGCGAGTGGCTGGAGCCGCTCGGGGCGAGCGGGATCATCAAGCTGGCCGCCCACTACACGGTGGCCCGGATGCTCGAGCGCGACGACTTCAAGAAGCGCTACAAGGCCGGCATCCCGATCTCGATCCACGAGTTCCTCTACCCGCTCCTCCAGGGCTACGACTCCGTCGCCCTCGAGGCGGACGTCGAGCTGGGCGGGACGGATCAGCTCTTCAACCTCCTCGTGGGGCGCGAGCTGATGCGGGATCACGGGCAGCGCCCGCAGGTGGTCATGACCTCCCCCCTCCTGGAGGGCACCGAGGGCCGCCTGGTCGACGGGAAGCTGGTCGGAGAGAAGATGTCCAAGTCCCTGGGCAACTACGTCGGCATCGACGAGCCGCCGGAGGAGATCTTCGGCAAGCTCATGAGCATCACCGACGATCTCATGTGGCGCTACTACGAGCTCCTCTCCGACCGCAGCACGGCCGAGATCGCCGCGGAGAAGCAGGCCGTGGCCGAGGGCAGCCTCCACCCGAAGAGCGCCAAGGAGGCCCTCGCCCGGGAGATGGTCGTCCGCTACCACGGGGAGGAGGCCGGCGAGGCCGCCGCCGCGCACTTCGCGCGGGTGCACACGAACCGGGGCCTCCCCGAGGAGATCCCCGAGGGCGCCTACACCTTCCCCCCCGAGGGCGCCTCCCTCGCCGGGATGATCGCCGACCTGGGCCTGGCCGGCTCGCGCTCCGAGGCCCGCCGCCTGATCAAGGGCGGCGGCGTGAAGGTGGACGGAGAGAAGGTCGCCGATCCCCAGGCGGAGCTCTCCAGCGGCGAGTACCTCCTCCAGGTGGGGAAGCGGAAGTTCTTCCGGGTGCAGCCTAAGTGA
- a CDS encoding 5-formyltetrahydrofolate cyclo-ligase, with product MAVSAKSKRDLRRRLLAHRGALDPASVQAAGEAVIRHLTDASFFEGARTIGIYAAVRGEVPLEPLFAHLGAQRLAYPRMEPGSRTLSFWVLEPGAALVPGPFEIPTPPPGRSLPVPLDALDLILVPGVAFDREGNRLGQGGGYYDATLPETPAIRVGVAHGFQILEALPRDAHDAPVDHLVTPDGVLPVLGKAAK from the coding sequence ATGGCAGTATCCGCGAAGAGCAAGCGCGACCTGCGCCGCCGCCTCCTGGCCCACCGGGGCGCCCTCGATCCGGCCTCGGTGCAGGCGGCCGGGGAGGCCGTGATCCGGCACCTCACTGACGCCTCCTTCTTCGAGGGCGCGCGCACGATCGGAATCTACGCGGCCGTCCGGGGGGAGGTGCCGCTCGAGCCGCTCTTCGCGCACCTCGGAGCGCAGCGGCTGGCCTACCCCCGGATGGAGCCCGGGAGCCGCACCTTGAGCTTCTGGGTGCTCGAGCCCGGCGCCGCACTCGTGCCCGGCCCCTTCGAGATCCCCACCCCACCGCCGGGACGGAGCCTGCCGGTTCCCCTCGACGCCCTCGATCTAATCCTCGTGCCCGGCGTGGCCTTCGACCGGGAGGGGAACCGCCTGGGCCAGGGGGGCGGCTACTACGACGCGACCTTGCCGGAGACGCCGGCGATCCGGGTCGGCGTCGCCCACGGCTTCCAGATCCTCGAGGCGCTCCCCCGCGACGCGCACGACGCGCCAGTGGATCACCTCGTCACACCGGACGGCGTGTTGCCTGTGCTCGGGAAAGCTGCAAAATAG
- the zapA gene encoding cell division protein ZapA: protein MAKDEGRIEVTVLGHRYPVRASGSARDRARVDEALTLLESHLDTIARATGEVDRGHLAVMAALALADEVLTLTAQRETSRADDAAFRQVLRQRSERLLGIVEEEIEARLEVAQ from the coding sequence GTGGCGAAGGACGAAGGCCGGATCGAGGTCACGGTGCTCGGGCACCGCTATCCGGTGCGAGCCTCCGGCTCGGCGCGGGATCGCGCCCGGGTCGACGAGGCCCTGACCCTCCTCGAGTCCCACCTCGACACCATCGCCCGGGCGACCGGCGAGGTCGACCGCGGCCACCTCGCCGTGATGGCCGCCCTCGCGCTCGCCGACGAGGTGCTCACCCTCACCGCCCAGCGAGAGACCTCGCGGGCCGACGACGCCGCCTTTCGCCAGGTCCTCCGCCAGCGCTCGGAGCGCCTCCTCGGGATCGTCGAGGAGGAGATCGAGGCGCGGCTGGAGGTCGCCCAATGA
- a CDS encoding tetratricopeptide repeat protein yields MLVRRSTALGIVTLLLAALAPGGAEAAKLSGVWDGPLGPVKISQSGGRVTGTLAAPSEHCGLKKGERVVDGTMMAGNFSGKVRLCQTGCDTEGPGWAFAMLVQAGRRLSGAAAIKIGAGCRVPGRTDNGGVVFHRRAPPKPKVETPPPEGDEGTETGTGESGSAPDHPMVGPAQEGYDPRMAGSLREKAMNVARDGATYLEEGRFEKARERFMEAIEIDPSYAEGYNGIGVTYALRRDWDEAASWYQRSIGTNPDIGDAYYNLACAYAQTGKADLAVRYLRIAVLNGYSETTNLKEDPDLAPLRKRKDFQGVLKLTAFAAMP; encoded by the coding sequence ATGCTAGTGCGACGCTCGACGGCTCTCGGGATCGTGACCCTCCTCCTCGCTGCCCTCGCGCCGGGGGGCGCAGAGGCGGCGAAGCTCTCCGGCGTCTGGGACGGCCCCCTCGGGCCGGTGAAGATCTCCCAGAGCGGCGGCCGGGTGACCGGGACCCTCGCCGCGCCGAGCGAGCACTGCGGGCTGAAGAAGGGTGAGCGCGTCGTCGACGGGACGATGATGGCGGGAAACTTCTCGGGGAAGGTCCGCCTCTGTCAGACGGGCTGCGACACGGAGGGGCCCGGCTGGGCCTTCGCGATGCTGGTGCAGGCGGGGCGCAGGCTCTCGGGCGCCGCGGCGATCAAGATCGGCGCGGGGTGCCGGGTCCCCGGCCGGACCGACAACGGGGGCGTCGTCTTCCACCGGCGCGCGCCGCCCAAGCCGAAGGTCGAGACGCCGCCGCCGGAGGGCGACGAGGGCACCGAGACCGGGACGGGGGAGAGCGGCAGCGCGCCGGATCACCCGATGGTCGGGCCGGCCCAGGAAGGCTACGACCCGCGAATGGCCGGGAGCCTGCGGGAGAAGGCGATGAACGTGGCCCGGGACGGCGCGACCTACCTCGAGGAGGGCCGCTTCGAGAAGGCCCGGGAGCGCTTCATGGAGGCGATCGAGATCGATCCCTCCTACGCCGAGGGCTACAACGGGATCGGCGTGACCTACGCCCTGCGGCGCGACTGGGACGAGGCGGCGAGCTGGTATCAGCGCTCGATCGGGACGAACCCCGACATCGGCGACGCCTACTACAACCTCGCCTGCGCCTATGCGCAGACCGGGAAGGCGGACCTCGCCGTTCGCTATCTGCGCATCGCGGTGCTCAACGGCTACAGCGAGACCACGAACCTGAAGGAAGATCCGGATCTCGCGCCCCTGCGCAAGCGGAAGGACTTCCAGGGGGTGCTCAAGCTCACCGCCTTCGCGGCGATGCCCTGA
- a CDS encoding cysteine desulfurase family protein: MTIYLDNNATTAASAEVIEVLGEALATLPGNPSSIHRVGRMARNRLDAAREEAAEVLGAEPEEVVFTGSGSEADTLAILGAVEAAPADRRHLVVSSVEHPAVLRAAEATVEHLGASLTLVPPGSDGIVPAEAMLEALREDTLLCSLMLANNETGALMPVARVGAACRERGVLFHCDAVQAVGKVPVDLGSSEADLLSVSGHKLHGPKGVGLLVRRKGTRLHPVIRGGGQEHGLRPGTENLASIVALAAALGLAREGLEAGEAETIAARRDRLEQGLLALHGPAAVNGPTAPGTRLPNTTNLSFPGIEAEALLIGLDREGICVSTGSACASGSVEPSHVLRAMQLSPARLASSLRISLSRYTTDEEIDRVLEVMAGLLARLA; this comes from the coding sequence GTGACGATCTACCTCGACAACAACGCGACCACCGCCGCCTCGGCAGAGGTCATCGAGGTCCTGGGCGAGGCGCTCGCGACGCTGCCCGGAAACCCCTCCTCCATTCACCGCGTCGGCCGCATGGCTCGCAATCGGCTGGACGCGGCCCGGGAGGAGGCCGCCGAGGTCCTCGGCGCCGAGCCGGAGGAGGTCGTCTTCACCGGCAGCGGCTCCGAGGCCGACACCCTCGCCATCCTCGGCGCCGTCGAGGCCGCCCCCGCCGATCGCCGGCACCTCGTCGTCTCCAGCGTGGAGCACCCTGCCGTCCTCCGCGCTGCCGAGGCGACCGTCGAGCACCTCGGCGCCAGCCTCACCCTCGTCCCCCCCGGCAGCGACGGGATCGTCCCGGCCGAGGCGATGCTCGAGGCGCTGCGGGAGGACACCCTCCTGTGCTCCCTGATGCTGGCGAACAACGAGACCGGCGCGCTGATGCCGGTGGCGCGGGTCGGCGCGGCCTGCCGGGAGCGCGGCGTCCTCTTCCACTGTGACGCCGTGCAGGCCGTGGGCAAGGTCCCGGTCGATCTCGGCAGCAGCGAAGCGGACCTCCTCTCGGTCTCGGGGCACAAGCTGCACGGCCCCAAGGGCGTCGGCCTCCTCGTGCGCCGCAAGGGCACCCGCCTCCACCCCGTGATCCGGGGCGGCGGTCAGGAGCACGGCCTGCGCCCCGGCACCGAGAACCTGGCCAGCATCGTGGCGCTGGCGGCCGCCCTGGGCCTGGCCCGGGAGGGCCTCGAGGCCGGCGAGGCCGAGACCATCGCCGCCCGCCGGGATCGCCTCGAGCAGGGGCTGCTGGCCCTCCACGGCCCGGCGGCGGTGAACGGCCCGACCGCGCCCGGCACCCGCCTGCCCAACACCACCAACCTCTCCTTCCCCGGGATCGAGGCCGAGGCGCTGCTCATCGGCCTCGACCGCGAGGGCATCTGCGTCTCGACGGGCTCGGCCTGCGCCTCGGGCTCGGTCGAGCCCAGCCACGTTCTGCGGGCAATGCAGCTCTCGCCGGCGCGGCTCGCCAGCTCGCTGCGGATCTCGCTCTCCCGCTACACCACCGACGAGGAGATCGACCGGGTCCTCGAGGTCATGGCCGGCCTGCTCGCGCGGCTCGCCTGA
- a CDS encoding DHHA1 domain-containing protein translates to MSSSPSTVASLDLPVDFGAALDTLRELCRQHSTAVVLTHDNPDPDAMASAAGLSFLFAELGGLRTQLAYGGIIGRAENRALVRHLKLPMTPISKVHTPEDTLWALVDTQPPTGNHSLPAGAVAKVVVDHHPERPGAAGSPLWLISNHFGATSTMVTLLIHAAGLEPNPMLATALFYGVKSDTRALGREAGEADTEAYRWLFGLTDPALLAEIEHPQVPVSYFRAYHHAYEQARMRGNVITVDMGGVYLPDIVPEIAERLLSLDGVKWSVAVGEHEDELYVSLRTNDRRMNAGKQIRALTEDLGGSAGGHGQMAGARLPLEGLSQKKRQALAAAVLDRFAENFGVEGETPAPIV, encoded by the coding sequence ATGAGTTCGAGTCCGTCCACCGTCGCTTCCCTCGACCTGCCCGTCGACTTCGGAGCGGCGCTCGACACCCTGCGCGAGCTCTGCCGGCAGCACAGCACCGCCGTCGTGCTGACCCACGACAACCCGGACCCCGACGCCATGGCCTCGGCCGCCGGCCTGTCCTTCCTCTTCGCCGAGCTCGGCGGCCTGCGGACCCAGCTGGCCTACGGCGGCATCATCGGCCGGGCGGAGAACCGGGCGCTGGTCCGTCACCTCAAGCTGCCGATGACGCCCATCTCCAAGGTGCACACCCCCGAGGACACCCTCTGGGCGCTGGTCGACACCCAGCCCCCCACCGGCAACCACAGCCTCCCCGCCGGGGCCGTGGCCAAGGTCGTCGTGGACCACCACCCCGAGCGACCGGGGGCGGCCGGCTCCCCCCTCTGGCTGATCTCGAACCACTTCGGGGCGACCAGCACCATGGTCACCCTGCTGATCCACGCGGCCGGCCTCGAGCCCAACCCGATGCTGGCCACCGCCCTCTTCTACGGGGTGAAGAGCGACACCCGCGCGCTGGGCCGCGAGGCCGGCGAGGCCGACACCGAGGCCTACCGCTGGCTCTTCGGGCTGACCGATCCGGCGCTCCTGGCCGAGATCGAGCACCCGCAGGTGCCGGTCTCCTATTTCCGGGCCTACCACCACGCCTACGAGCAGGCGCGGATGCGCGGCAACGTGATCACCGTCGACATGGGCGGGGTCTACCTGCCGGACATCGTCCCCGAGATCGCCGAGCGCCTCCTCTCCCTCGACGGGGTGAAGTGGTCGGTGGCGGTGGGCGAGCACGAGGACGAGCTCTACGTCTCCCTGCGCACGAACGATCGCCGGATGAACGCGGGCAAGCAGATCCGCGCCTTGACCGAGGATCTGGGCGGCTCGGCCGGCGGCCACGGGCAGATGGCCGGCGCCCGCCTCCCCCTGGAGGGGCTGAGTCAGAAGAAGCGCCAGGCGCTGGCCGCCGCGGTCCTCGACCGCTTCGCCGAGAACTTCGGGGTCGAGGGCGAGACGCCCGCGCCCATCGTCTGA
- the ribA gene encoding GTP cyclohydrolase II has protein sequence MSSQMRGIARPVGFNRERPAPEGPAARIEASAELPTEHGDFRIHVFSNAFDGEEHLALVHGEIDPEAVTPVRIHSECLTGDALSSLRCDCRAQLLHAQGALGASPSGVLLYLRQEGRGIGLGAKIAAYALQDQGFDTVEANEHLGFDADLRDYRVAAEMLRALGVGRVRLFTNNLAKVFGLKRHGIEVVEREAIQVGRRPENERYLDTKRDRCGHLL, from the coding sequence ATGTCCAGCCAGATGAGAGGCATCGCCCGCCCCGTAGGCTTCAATCGCGAGCGGCCGGCCCCCGAGGGGCCTGCCGCGCGGATCGAGGCGAGCGCCGAGCTCCCCACCGAGCACGGCGACTTCCGGATCCACGTCTTCTCCAACGCCTTCGATGGGGAGGAGCACCTGGCGCTGGTCCACGGTGAGATCGACCCGGAGGCCGTCACGCCCGTGCGCATCCACAGCGAGTGCCTCACCGGCGACGCCCTCTCCTCGCTGCGCTGCGACTGCCGCGCGCAGCTCCTCCACGCTCAGGGGGCGCTCGGCGCCTCCCCTTCCGGCGTCCTCCTCTACCTGCGGCAGGAGGGCCGCGGCATCGGGCTCGGAGCCAAGATCGCCGCCTACGCCCTCCAGGATCAGGGGTTCGACACCGTCGAGGCCAACGAGCACCTCGGCTTCGACGCCGATCTTCGCGACTACCGGGTGGCGGCCGAGATGCTGCGCGCCCTCGGGGTCGGGAGGGTGCGGCTCTTCACCAACAACCTGGCCAAGGTCTTCGGCCTCAAGCGCCACGGCATCGAGGTCGTCGAGCGTGAGGCCATCCAGGTCGGGAGGCGCCCGGAGAACGAGCGCTATCTGGACACCAAGCGCGACCGCTGCGGCCACCTGCTCTAG
- a CDS encoding Fic family protein, with amino-acid sequence MHTRLIEIDELTEDLRDALDMAPLEVREAFHRNFDYSWIHHENALEGVVLTYPEIHGARTQSVITDLANFTLYKKIRANFEALEMVRRESESKRFRFTISLFQTFYENLYLGMDRDKGKYRRDIPLHRTYFHEILAPEKIADHLNKLVQDVTKSDFKNLHPLEQAAYFGYHFMRVFPWSEASGMVGRLMSNILLMRASYFPVVIHEQDREQYYGCLKANSWIPLRDMLAESMQNSLTNSLEMLRSIEEARAEQAG; translated from the coding sequence ATGCACACCCGCCTGATCGAGATCGACGAGCTGACCGAGGACCTGCGCGACGCCCTGGACATGGCGCCTCTGGAGGTCCGCGAGGCCTTCCACCGGAACTTCGACTACAGCTGGATCCACCACGAGAACGCCCTCGAGGGGGTGGTCCTGACCTACCCCGAGATCCACGGCGCGCGGACCCAGTCGGTGATCACCGACCTGGCGAACTTCACGCTCTACAAGAAGATCCGCGCCAACTTCGAGGCGCTCGAGATGGTCCGCCGGGAGTCGGAGTCCAAGCGCTTCCGCTTCACCATCTCCCTCTTCCAGACCTTCTACGAGAACCTCTATCTCGGGATGGATCGGGACAAGGGCAAGTACCGGCGGGACATCCCCCTGCACCGGACCTACTTCCACGAGATCCTCGCCCCGGAGAAGATCGCCGATCACCTGAACAAGCTGGTCCAGGACGTCACCAAGTCCGACTTCAAGAACCTGCACCCGCTCGAGCAGGCCGCCTACTTCGGCTACCACTTCATGCGCGTCTTCCCCTGGTCCGAGGCCTCCGGGATGGTCGGCCGCCTGATGAGCAACATCCTGCTCATGCGGGCCTCCTACTTCCCCGTGGTCATCCACGAGCAGGACCGCGAGCAGTACTACGGCTGCCTGAAGGCCAACTCCTGGATCCCCCTGCGGGACATGCTGGCCGAGAGCATGCAGAACTCGCTCACGAACTCCCTCGAGATGCTCCGCAGCATCGAGGAGGCGCGGGCCGAGCAGGCCGGCTAG
- a CDS encoding M50 family metallopeptidase produces the protein MSPEPPLESLPGVRAARERRGRLRLLLGVAATTLLGILLWESPLLLPLKLLTVLFHELGHALAAIAMGGSAESISVNFLQGGLTRFRLPDALLPRMVVASAGYLGSALSGAALLLLFGRERRLLTPTRVIGALGLGLLVVAVLYLRDPTSWTITLPLALVLLGGARWLPDELLRSLGIVLATFVSLYALFDLRSDVLRLPWEEGPSQVTDAVALADLTHLPALFWAVLWTIAAIVLLLGTLGWLARSRNRTAP, from the coding sequence ATGAGCCCGGAGCCCCCCCTGGAGAGCCTGCCCGGGGTGCGGGCCGCGCGCGAGCGTCGCGGCCGCCTGCGCCTCCTCCTGGGCGTCGCGGCAACCACCCTCCTGGGCATCCTCCTCTGGGAGAGCCCGCTGCTGCTGCCCCTCAAGCTGCTCACCGTGCTCTTCCACGAGCTGGGCCACGCCCTCGCCGCGATCGCCATGGGGGGGAGCGCCGAGTCCATCTCGGTGAACTTCCTCCAGGGTGGGCTCACCCGCTTCCGGCTCCCCGACGCCCTCCTCCCCCGGATGGTCGTCGCCTCGGCCGGCTACCTCGGCTCGGCCCTCTCCGGCGCGGCGCTCCTCCTCCTCTTCGGGCGGGAGCGAAGGCTGCTGACCCCCACCCGGGTGATCGGCGCCCTGGGGCTCGGCCTCCTCGTGGTGGCGGTGCTCTACCTGCGCGACCCCACCTCCTGGACCATCACCCTGCCCCTCGCCCTCGTCCTGCTGGGCGGCGCCCGGTGGCTGCCGGACGAGCTCCTGCGCAGCCTGGGCATCGTGCTGGCGACCTTCGTCAGCCTCTATGCCCTCTTCGATCTGCGCTCGGACGTCCTGCGTCTGCCCTGGGAGGAGGGGCCCTCCCAGGTCACCGACGCCGTCGCCCTCGCCGACCTCACTCACCTCCCCGCGCTCTTCTGGGCGGTGCTCTGGACGATCGCCGCGATCGTGCTGCTCCTGGGGACCCTGGGCTGGCTGGCGCGATCGCGAAATCGAACAGCACCTTGA